The nucleotide sequence CCCCGACTGGCCTGGTTTTCCCGATGTCTTCGGCCTCCGACCCGCCGCCCTGGCCGACTATCCCATGTACCGCGGTGTCGCCAAGCTCGTCGGTATGCAGGCCCTGAAAACTGGAACGACCATCGAAGAAAAGGCGCAAACCGCCCGCCAGCACTGGAATGACTTCGACTTCTTCTTCTTCCACCACAAGCGCACCGACAGCAGCGGTGAGGACGGCGACTTCGATCGCAAAGTGCGCGAGATCGAGAAGGTCGACCAGGCGCTCCCCCACATCCTCGACCTCGCCCCGGATGTCATCCTCGTGACCGGCGATCATTCCACGCCCGCGAAATTGAAGGCGCATAGCTGGCATCCCGTGCCGGCCCTGCTCTGTGCTGCCAATGCCCGGCCCGATACCGTGGAGACCTTTGGTGAGAGAGCGTGCCAATCCGGGGCGCTCGGTCCGCGCTTCCCCGCACACCACCTGATGCGCCTGGCGCTCGCCCACGCCGGCCGGCTCGCCAAGTTCGGGGCTTGATTCCGCCCGTTGGTACTGCGACGACGATTTGCTGTCTCCGTTGTGCTCACGCCTCCCAACGACGGAATATAGAGAGATGGCTGATGCTTGCCCTTGCTGAGAACGCCTGAAGCCCCCGCGACGCATGTCTTGCATCGGGGCAATCTTGCACCGGATTACGCTCCGCTCATCCCGATTTTCACCTCCGATCAGCCCTTTGTCGGATAATTCTCTTGTGAATGGAGGACCATTACATCCACGAGAAGGAGAAGAAATCGTGAAGACCGCGGAGAAGCAATACGAGAAGATCGGAGCAACCAAGGGCTGTGCAGATCACGACCATGATCTGATTCAGGAGCTGGACAAGCGCCTGGATGCGGTGTGGCGCATGGACCAGTACATCAACAACGCCGAGGGAAAGTCGCAGATTCGTGAGTTCTGGACACAACTGAAGAATCAGGAACAGCAGAGCGTCAATCAGCTCAAGGATCTGGTTGCCAAGGAGGTCAAGGAAGGCTGCTTCTGATCACCCCGACCCTGACTGTTTCCGGTAAGCACAGACCGTCCCTCAGAAACGCCCCTGCGAAACCCTATATGGATGGAGAGAGTAGCGCAGGGGCTACTCTTTCTCTCTGCCCGCGCACACGAGAACCCCGATTCGGAGAGCGCGCCAGCACGATGGTGCGCTCTCCACACAAGGCGACCTCATTGCGGTTGGACCGCCGGAAATGACCGAGTAAACTCGGCGCATGCCAACGCTACATGTCAGCGCTGTGGATGTGTGGATTCTCGTCGTTTATGTGATCGGGACAAGGATCCTCTTCAGTTGGTACTTCGCGCGCAAGACACAGACGGGTTCCGAGCAGTACTTTCTGGCGGGGCGGAAGCTGCGCTGGCCCGTCATCGGCCTGTCCTTTTACGTCGCCAACATGAGCGGAGCGAGCTTCGTAGGCCTTGCCGGAAGCGGTTATCACAGCGGCATCGCCGTCTACAACTACGAATGGCTCCCGGCCGTCATCCTCGTGTGCTTCGTCGTCTTTCTGCTTCCGCTTTATCTGAAGCAGCGCGTATTTACGGCACCCCAATACCTCGAACATCGATATGGCCGTAGTTGCCGCCTGGCGTTCTCCGGCTTCCTGTTGCTCGCCAACATCTTCATTGACGCCGCGGTCGGGCTTTACGGAGGTGCCTTGGTCGTCCAGGCCGTCTACCCGAACCTTTCGCTCTTTCTCATCATCGCGGTCATTTCTCTCATCACAGGACTCTATATCTTCTTCGGTGGTCTGGGTGCCGTTATTATCAACGACGCCCTGCAGGCCGCCCTGATTTTGATCGGCGGAGCCGTGGTCACGTTTCTCGCCTGGCGCAAAATTCCTTCCTGGGAGGCCGTCCGCCAGGCGTCGCCGCCCGAGGCATTTCACCTCATTCAGCCCGCAAACGATCCACTGATGCCCTGGCCCGGGCTGGTAACCGGCGTGCTGGTGATCGGCATCTACTTCTGGTGCATGAACCAGACCATTATTCAGCGGGCCCTCGGAGCAAGGTCGCTTGATCACGCGCGATGGGGCTCACTCTTCGCCGCCGCCCTCAAGATCCCCAATCTCTTCCTTTTTGTGCTCCCGGGCCTCATGGCGGCCGCGCTGTACCCGTCCCTCGAGAAACCTGACCTCGCCTTTCCGGTGCTGGCCTTCGATCTACTGCCCGTCGGATTGCGCGGCGTGCTGCTCGCTGCTGTCGCCGCAGCCATATTCTCCAGCCTGGAGGCCATACTCAATTCCGCGTCCACGCTCTTTACGATGGATTTTGTTCATACGCTGCGACCCCACGCCAGCGACCGGACCCTCATGAACACGGGCCGTGCCGCCACCATCGCCTTTATGATCATCGCCGCTGCCTGGGCTCCACAAATCGCCCGTTTCCCGACCCTCTGGCAATACGCCCAGTCCCTCCTGGCCTACGTGACGCCGCCCGTTGTAGTCATCTTCATGTTCGGCCTGTTTTGGAGGCGGGCCAACTGTCCCGCAGCGGTGATCACGCTTACGGCGTGCGTGCCCGTGGGCGCCGCATGGTGGATCATCAATGACTTGCTCGCCTGGACGTCGGTCCAGTTTCTCTATGGTTGCGGCGTGACCTTCCTCTTCAGCGCCGCCGTTTTCGTTCTTACGGCGTATCTGACCGAACCTCCGCCGCAAAGCGTGCTGCAACACATGTGGCATCCGTCCATCTGGCGCGAGGAATCCCGTGATCTGCACGGTACGCCCCGGCACAGGAATTACCGCTGGCTCGCCGCCATCCTGCTTCTGGTCACGGCCGGCGTTGTGGTTTGGTGGGCTTGATCCCGTACCCGGCAGACTTGTGCCGACCTCGACGTCGATGATCCGTCGCTGATAACGCTTTACGAATCTCGTTGTGCGACGGCCGCGCCGCGTCCCTCTCTCAACGAAGCATCATTCTGGTCGTCGTATTCGATGGCTTTGTCCCATGCCTCGACGGCGTCGTCGAAGCGGCCGAGCAACTGCAGGGCCTTCGCTCGCCAGGACTGCGTATAGCTCATATAGTATCGCGCAGTCGCCTCTCGGGGTTCCTTTTCGAGCACCGCAGCGAGACGCGAAACGGCCTTGTCCAGCCATTCCATCGCTCCGGCCCCTTGACCTTCACGCACCGCGATCTCTCCCAGATTCGTATAGCTGCCGGCGATGTCAATGGAATACTCGAGCACGGCGGGGTGACCCGCGGCAAGCTCCTCGCGAAGCGCCAGGGCTCGGCGATGCGTCGCTTCAGCCTTCACGTTGTCCCCCAGCAGTGTGTAGACTCCTCCGAGGTTATTCAGACTGGCGGAGAGCGCATTCTGATACAGCGCTACACCGGGATGCGCATCAACAAGCGCCTGGCCCAGGCTGACCGCCTCATTCAGGTACGGCTCGGCCAGCTCCGGCTGGTTGGTCATCGAGTACAATTTTCCAATGTTCACATCGCTGACCAGCACATCGCTTCGATATTGTTCGACTTCGGGATGTTGACGGTAGATGCGCCTGCGAATCTCCAGGCCTTTCTTGTGCCCTTCTTCTGCTTCAGGCCACCGCTGCAACAGCGCGTACATCGTGCCGAGGTTGTCGTAAGCGTTGGCCACCGCGCCCTGCAGTGCGGGATCGGCGCTCTTGAGATCGATCTTTTCCCCTTCAGCAATCACAGTCCTGAACAGCCGCTCCGCCTCCTTCATGCGGCCAGTGTCTTTGTAAACCAGGCCCGCATTGTTCTGGACGGACAATCGGTCTTGCAGGGCGGCCTGACCGCCCTCTGTGCTCTGATCCAGCTTGTCGAAGATCGCAAGAGCCTTGGCGTAGGATTCCTCAGCCGCGCCGTTGTTGGCCAGTTCGCGATCAATATCCCCGAGCCGCCAGTAGGCGGAACCAAGGTCACGCCTCAGTGCCGGATCGTCTGACCTCTGTTTCGCAAATGCTTCGTAGAACTCCTTCGCCGTTCCCAACAGGCCGCGCCGCAGCGATTCAAGTCCATGAGCCTTGAGTTCCGGACTCTCGCTGACTTCCGTGAGATACTTGTCCACGGCCTCAACGGCCGCGTGCAGGTTGGCCTCCGCCCGCTCTCGCTGCGCGGCCTCGGCAGCCCGCGCCCGATCGGCCTGCACGGCCAGCCAGAGGCTGACCGCCGTTCCGGCGATCAGAACGACAAACGCCGTCATTACGCCGCCGACCAGTCCCTTGTTCCGCTTGGCGAATTTCTTGAGTTGGTACGTCGTGCTCGCCGGGCGCGCGACGATCGGCTCATCATTCAGATAGCGACGGATGTCCGCCGCCAGTTCCGCCGCTGAGCCATAACGTCGCAGCTTGTCCTTTTCCAGCGACTTCCCGACGATGGTTTCCACGTCCCCGCGGAAAATCTTGTTGTACGTGCTCAGCGGCGCGGGATCATCTTCTCGAATCATCCGCGCCGCTTCCGGGATCATCTTCCGTGACAAGTTGTGCGGCAGACGCCCGGCCAGCAATTCGTACGTTATCACACCCAGAGCGTACACGTCGCTGCGTGTGTCAAGCTCCGTCGGATCGGCCAGGACCTGCTCCGGCGACATGTACGCCAGCGTGCCGATGAGCTGCCCCACGTCCGTTTGCATGGTGGTGACCTGGACGTCCGAGTCCGTGGCTCGGGCGACACCGAAGTCGAGAATCTTCGGCTGGCCAAGATCGTCCACGAGAATGTTGCCGGGCTTGAGATCGCGGTGGATCACGCCCTTCTGGTGGGCATAGTGGACGGCATCGCAGATTCGGGCCATCAGCGCCAGACGGTCCCGTGTACCGAGCCGGGCGGCATCGGCGTATTCGCCAAGCGGCCGACCCTGGATGAACTCCATGGCAAAATACGGCTGCGCCCCTTGGCCTGCATCGGCTGTGCCTGCTTCGTAAATCTGGGCAATCGCCGGATGCTGAAGCCGGCCGAGTACCTGCGATTCCTGCTCGAATCGCCGCAGGATGGAAGGGGTCGCGACGCCCGGACGGATAACCTTGAGGGCAACTGTTCGGCGCGGCTTCTCCTGCTCCGCCTCGAGCACCGTGCCCATGCCACCCTGACCGATGACCCGCACGACGCGATACTTCCCGATCCGCGGCGGCACCCGAACCCCGCCGGACATGACCTGATCCGCACCGAGCGTCTCGGCCGATGCGACCGTTTCGCTCGTCCCAGACCCGGCGTCAGCATCGCCGTCCATGTGTGTCGCTCCTCGAGCCGGGCAGGCCCGTACCGCTCCGTTCAGATCGGGAGGCAAGAAAGATCACGAGAATGGACCCGAATCGGAAATCGTATCTTTGTCGAACAGCCGCCTCAAGCCGGAACCGTGCACGGAAGAGGCCGCTACTTCGTCGTTACAGTGGAGCACTCGCCCGGCTGTTCCGTTTCCCCGGAAGGAGCGTTACCTTGCTCGTCCAGCGGGCGCCAGAACCCGACAGTGTCCTCCTCCACCTTGCTGTAACCCTGCGTCTTGTATTTGCTGAATGAGTTGTAGCTCCAGGCAAGAAAGTCCGAGTCGCCGCCGCCTTGCGTCGTAATCAGAAAGCGATTGGCGAGCTCACCAAATCCCCTCGCTTGATCGGCCGGCGAGGGCTTGTCGCCGCGGTTGGCATCGACCGGCACCCAGCCATATCCGGGCAGATAAACCTGCGCCCACCGATGGAACGCCTCGTCGATACTCGCATCATCGCCCCGCACGACGATGCTGCCCTGATACCGTGCGGGAAGTCCGGCGGCGCGGCACAAGGCAATAAACGTATACGTATATTCCGAGCAGGAACCCGTGCCGCGCTTCAGGACCACTTCCGGAACATCCCATCCTCCAACCATCTGATATTCGAGTGAACCAATGACGAAATCGTAAATCTTCCGGGCGATCCAGTACGGGTTCTTCTCGTCGCCGACGATCTCCCTGACTTTATCCTGCATGAAGGGGGAATCGATCCGGTAGCGCGAGCCATTGGCCGTGTACCTCGTCCGAATTTCGTCCGGGATGGCATCCAGTGTCCTCGTCCGTTCCGGCATGATCAGGTACCGGATGGCCGAGACTTCCACGTCGACATGGTAATCCAGTGAGGCCTTGGAACCCGCCGGCACCGTCTCCCAGCCGAACGTCGCGCACGGCTGCCCCCACTGATCCACAACGCGATTGGCGGGCTCACGAGAGAAAGCGACCGCACCAAGAAGCTTCTGCTCCGGAAGGTCCACCGGCAGCCCTACGTTGACCCTCAGGTCCATGACCGTTCCGGGGCCGTAGTTGTTGAGCGCCCAGGTGTACTCCACCCTTGCCCGACGAGTATCGAAAACCTGAAACATCTCATCGTCGTGAATGACGAGTTTGTAGATGGAGCCCTTCTGAAGGTCCACATTCCACAAGAATCCGTCGGCCCAGGTGAGACCGGCCGGATATGGACCGGGCGCGGCGACGATGCCGATCACTTTTCCCTCCCTGGGCTCGACCATGTAAATCTCGTTCTTGATCCGATCACTGACCCACAAGTAGTGCCCGTCAAAGGCCAGGCACCGGGCCGATGGCTCCGGGGCATCGAAGTACCGGAGAATCGTCCCATCCTCGGGAAGGACTTCGTAGACCTTCCCGCCCGCAAGGACAAACAGGGTCTCCTCGGCGAATGCAAGTCCGGTCGCCTGCTCCGCCGGGGCCATGAACGCCCGCTCGACGACGCCTCTTTCCGGGTCAAGTGCCTGAATGAGTCCCGTGTGATCGTCCGAGACCCAGACAAGACCTTGGCCGAACGTCAGTCCATGCGGTTTGAGTGTGGGAGCATCCCACTCACGGGTCACCGACCCGTCACGGGGATCAATTTGCCACAGCTTCGAAGTGCGCCAGTCCGCAAGGAGCAGCCGACTGCCGTCCCAAGCGAGACCGGATGGATAGGCAGACGGGCAGGCAATCGACCCGACAACGTCCCCCGGTGCCGCAAATGATACACGAGACGAAAGCAGCAACATTGTCGCAACGAAAAGGCATGCATAGTTGTTCTTGATGACTCTCATGGCGGGCTCCTTCAATTGGGCGACGCGTTGCAGATGGTCGCGCGTCGAAAACCGAGATGCGCGGAAGGGTTGGCCGCACCCCGATGCAGCGCAGAAGCGACGTCAGCCATTCTACCTCTTGCACGGCAACGAACAAAGCGACCCGGGAAGTGCACTGCGGCGAGCCGCAGGATTGAGCGGCGCGGACTTCTTCAGCGACCTTGGGCCTCGCTTGCTTTCTTGATTCAAGGGGGCAGATCGTGGGGCAATTCGATACGCGCAGGGCGGGACCACAATATAACGCCCCCCCAGACGTCTGAGCGCAGCCGCCGTATCTAGATTTTGCCCGGAACGACATCAACCAGGGAACCGGCGATATCGCGCAGCACCGCCAGCGGATGCTGATCGCCGTTGATGCGCAGGATGAGATCCTCGGGATAGGCATGCAGTACGGGCGCGGTTTCCCGATCGTAGACTTCGAGGCGGTTTTGAATCACTTTGCGGTCGGCGTCATCAGGACGGCCTGACTTGGCGGCGCGATTGGCCAGTCGCGTGATCAGCGCCTCGCGATCCTCCACCACCAGGTAAACGATCCGTCTTACCTCGATCACGCCGCGCAGCAATTCCACCTGCTTGGTCGTCCGGGGAATACCGTCCAGGATCAACGTATGGTAACCCGGTCGGATCGCCTCCGCGCCGATCTTCTCCTCGACGTGGTGACGGAAGACGCGAATGGTCAACTCGTCGGGAACCAGCAGGCCCTTCGTGGAGTAGGAAAGAAACTCCTTGCCGATGTCGGACTGCTTGTCCAGACCCCGGAAGATATCGCCCATCGCCAGATGCACCAGGTTGGGCATCTGCCCCAGAATCACGCCCTGCGTGCCCTTCCCCGAACCCGGTCCGCCGAACATGAGGATGCTGGGATACGTGCTGCCCGCCACGACGTTCTCCTCCAAAGGCGACTGAACCCCCAGGGGTCTATCGGCTGTTGCGTCCGTACTTCTTATCGAACGCCTCCCGCAAGGCTGGAGACTGGATTGAAACCCGCGCATTCCGGAAAAGGCGCTGGTGAAGCTGTGCGATTCGCGGTTCCACGAGCCGGTCCTGCAACCGGCGTTCCAGCAGGGGTCGAACTTCTTCGAATGTCGGCGATTCCGCCGGAATGCGCTTCTCAACCTTGAGAACGTGATACCACTGCCCGATCCGCACCGGCACCGCCAACTCTCCCGGCGGCACGCTGAAGGCGGCCGCGCGGAACGCTTCCGGCACCGATTCGTCGTGCCGCGAGAATGGCTCCAGGAGCCCGTCGTTCAGCGCCCCGGCCGAGTTGAGACTGAACCGTCGCGCCAACGCGCCGAAATCCTCCCCCTCCCGCAGCCGATCCAACATCCGCTCCACCTCCACCGGTGAACTCAATTGAATGTGACGCACCTGAACCCGCTCACCATACACTCGTCCATACTCACCGCGCAGATCATCCTCCGTAATGCGCAGCTCGTCGAGCGCCAGTCGCCGGAGCAGGGCGTTGCGGCGAATCGCCAGAAGGTACTCCTCACGCGAAACGTTCCGATCTTCTAGCAGTTGGACAAGCAGGTCCTCGGCCGATAAACGGTCATACGCCCGACCCGTGATCGCCGTCAGCGGATCGATCAGCTTCCGCAGGGCCCGATCGTATTCCTCATCGATATCAGCTTGGGTGACATGCAGGCCGCGCTCCGTCGTGATCCGTTCCGCCGCCACCAGTACGATCATCTGTTCGAGCAGTGCCGGCCCGTGTGAGCGAAGTAGAACGTCGACGAACTCAGAGACGGCGATCGGCCGGTCGTCGATTCTCGCCAAGACGTCGTCGTCCCTGAGCGCGTCCGAACGGGCCGACTCGTTTCCATGCGATCGCCGCGGCTGCGCCTGTCGATCACCACCGGACTCCGCCGCCGTGATCGATTCCCCCACACGCGGCATGGAAGAGCTTGACGGAGTCGCACAACCCGAAACGAGCACGAGCCCCACCGTCCCGATCAGGGCCATGCCCGGCCGTTCGCCGACCCGCCGTCTGCTCCGGGCCCGCCTCGTCCTCCACAGCCGAGGCTTTCCAGGATCTCGGCTTCCTCGCTGATTTGGCCAGTCCGTCAAGTGATCGATCCTTGCGAATTGCCTTCGACAACGACCGTAGCAGCGGCCCCGGGCGGGGTCAATCAGGGCGCCGGACAAGCGCGCCGAACCGGACGTCCTCTGGTTCGATTGCCGGACGTCCCGTATCATCCTTGAAGAGCGGTATCAGGGATGAGCGAATCAGGCAGCAACACAGAGGTCATCATTCTCGGCAGCGGAACTTCCCATGGCGTGCCCATGATCGGCTGCCACTGTGATGTCTGCACTTCCGACAACGTGCGCGACAAGCGAACGCGCCCCAGCATCTGGGTCCGCACGAACGGCATCTGCATTCTCGTCGATACCGCCCCGGAACTCCGCCTGCAATGCGTGGCCAATGGCATCGACCATCTCGATGCCGTGCTCTTCACGCACCACCACGCCGACCACGTCGTCGGTCTGGACGATCTCCGTCGGTACAACTGGCTCACGCGTCAGACGGTAAGATGCTATGGTACCGAGCGCACCCTCGATCGCATCCGCCGCATGTTCGCCTATGCTTTCGAACCCGCCCCGGACTCGCCCCACAGCCGCCCGAACCTTGAACTCATCACCATCGATGAAACGCCCTTCGACGTTCGCGGCGAACGTATTGTCCCCATTCCGCTGATGCACGGGCCGTTACCCGTCATGGGATTTCGATTCGGACGCTTTGCCTATTGCACCGATTGCAGCTTCATACCCGACGATTCCATGGAACGACTCCGCGATCTCGACGTGCTCGTACTGGACGCCCTCCGCCGCACACCCCACCCCACGCACTTCAATCTCGAGCAGGCGGTAGCCGCCGCAACCCAGATTGCTGCCCGGAAAACCTATTTCACGCACATCGCCCATGAGCTGATGCATGAAGACACCAATGACGAGCTGCCCGACGGAATGGAGCTCGCCTTCGACGGCCAGCACATCACCTTGTAACGGCGCGGGCCGGGTCCCGCCCCACGCGAACGTCTTTGTCCAGTGTGCCAATGCTCCTACGCTTGGGCGGCGCCTCTCGAATGCCGCTTGCCTTTGGCTCGTGTGCCACTGCTCTCGAGCAGTGCATCGTAAACGCCGCGTGTCCTCAACCCGCGTAGGTTTCTCCGCCTGCCAGCAAGTACCCCGGCGACACCATTCGACCCGTGATCCCCCCGCTTGTACCACGGACGCTCACTTGCGTTCGTCCCGCGGATTACTAGTTTGATAGGATGCGCCGTGCCGAAGATATGAGCTGGAGAAGCTTCTCCCCATCAGGGGATGGAACTGTCGGCTCCGACGAGGTTCGCTTGATGTCGCAAGAACGATCGCCCGTCAGCCACGCCGCCGAAGCCGGCAATGTCACCGGAACTGCGTTGCCGCGACGGCCCTGGCGTTCCATTGCCACAGGGGCAACCCGTCGCCGCATCTTCTCAACCGCAGCCATCCTGTCGATCCTGCTCCTCAGCGGATGTGCCGTCGTACGAAAACACCAGGCCAAGCGCCACGTGGCACGGGGAGACGAGCTGCTCCAAGCGGACCACTTGGATGAAGCACTGGCGGAATTCGAAGCTGCGGCCGAGGTCGCCCCCCAACTGGCCGTCGTTCACTCCCGGCTGGGCAACCTCTACGAACGGATGGGCGACTACACGCGGGCCATTGACGCATTCGTGGAAGCCGTCCGGCGCGATCCTCGGTCCTTCGACGACACCTTCAGCCTTGCCCGCCTCTACCAACTGACCAATCAGTTGGTGGATGCCATTCGAGCCTATCTTCATGCCGTGGAGCTGCGCCCCAACGACGCACAAACCCAGCTCAATCTTGGAACCTGCTACCACCAGAGCGGCGACTACGCCCAGGCCGTGGTTCGTTTTGAGAAGGCCATTGAACTCGATCCTTCCACTCCCGAAGCATTTGTAAACCTGGGCGTTTCGTTGGACGCCCAGGGCAAACATTACGAAGCTGTCAGGGCGTATCGAGAAGCTCTTGAACGCGACAGTCAGCAGCCGATGGTGCTGGTCAATCTCGCCAAGACCTATATGAAGCAGGATCGGCTCAAGCTGGCACGGCAGGCCTTGGAGCAGGCCGTCCGCATGGATGACCGTCTCGCCGAAGCGCATGAGGCCCTGGGATATTGCCTCTTTCGCATGCGCGAAATGGATGCCGCCGCGGAGAGCTATCGCCGGGCGCTGGCTTGCGATTGGCGACTCCCCAGAGCACACGCCGGACTGGGTTCGATCAAGATGCTGGCCTATCTCTCCCAACCGGACCGCAACGACCTGCGCGAAGAGGCCCTGGAACATTGGCATCGGTCTCTCGAGCTCGCGCCCGACCAGCCCAAGATTCGATCACTTATCGAACGATACCGCGTTTCCCGGTCCGACCCGAGTGCAGCACTACTTGACGGGGGATGATCCAAACGCGCGTAATTGCCGATCAGAAAGAGATTCACGGGGTTTCCGGACTGGGAATCGGCATGCGGTTGTGTACCCTTGACCTCCGACGGGGTATTTGGATACGATGTATTCGACGCGGGGGAAGAACCCACAAGCGTCATGAGTTGAGCTTCGCGAGAGGAGGCTTACTCCTGGTTGATCCGGTACTTGGGTCGGAGATGCCGGAACTGCTGGTGTAAAGATAGCACCGCACAGGAGTTGCCTGCCCAGGAATCCGTTTCTGCTCACCCCAGTTTCATCGCCGCCGCATAACACTCCATCATTCTCACCCTGTTAGATGCCCTCCGCAGGGCTGCGCGATCGCAGCGGGCAAGGGACGCCTTCCATCCACGGTCCGTACGAGGGGCGGAACGATTTGGTATTCGAACAACTCGATTCTCGTCTCAAGGTACGGGATCGATTCCGCCGCGCGAAAAGGGATGGCAGCGGATGAGTCGCCGTGCCGTCATGATCGAGCCGCGAATGGCGCCGTGTCGCTGCAGGGCCTCGATGGCGTATTCGCTGCAGGATGGGCAGAACTTGCACTGTCCGACCAGGTGCGGCCGGATGGCAAACTGGTAGCCTCGAATCAGAAACACGGGGATGGCGACAAACGTCGTATTGAGCGCGCGGCCGAGTCTCCCGGGCAGACCCAACGGTCGGGAAAAAGAACTTGTTGCTGGGGACTGATCCACGACAGACGGAATGGTATTCCGCAATTGCCCGACGTCCAGGC is from Phycisphaerae bacterium and encodes:
- the yidD gene encoding membrane protein insertion efficiency factor YidD — encoded protein: MPVFLIRGYQFAIRPHLVGQCKFCPSCSEYAIEALQRHGAIRGSIMTARRLIRCHPFSRGGIDPVP